The following nucleotide sequence is from Camelus bactrianus isolate YW-2024 breed Bactrian camel chromosome 34, ASM4877302v1, whole genome shotgun sequence.
AGTATTCAGAAGGTCTCACCTCAGTGTGGGGGAAATAATTGTCCCTAGACTAAATACTATGTTGGTCCTATTTTAAATGCAAAACTTAAAATGGTCATGTTTTTTCCAAGTGATTTAACTGCATCCCAGAACAAAGTTcaagaatacttacagaaatACAGGAATATCCAGCACACAAAAAGGTAAATTTTACAATGTCTGGCATCACATTTAGAAAGTAGGAAAATTATGATCCATAATGAGTAGAATAACCAACCAATCAAAATCAACTTGGAAGTGACATAGATATTGAAATTAGCaggtaaaaacattaaaatagttaTCATAACTGTATTCAAGATATCATccttctagagatgaaaactaaaatgactgagatgaaaaatacactgacTAGGATTAACCGTAAATTATATATTATTGAAGGTAGAGTTAGCAAACTTgtagacacatgaaaagaaactcaaCAATGATATGCACAGAGAAAGAAcaacttttgaaaatgaaaataatatcagGGAGCTATGAAGCAACCTCAAGTGACCTAATGTGCCTACCATTTCAGTCTCCAAAAGAGAaatgcagggagggaggaaaaatatttgaagaaataatgactaaaatttttctaaatttaatgcaTTTCAAGAAACTCAATGACCCCCAAAACAAGGAAAATAAGAGAAACCACACCAAGATGCATCATAAACAGTTTAGTCGTAATCAAGGATAAAGAGCAAACCTTAGAAGCAGCCAGGGATAAAAGACACAGCACATACAGAAGTATGAAGAGAAGAGTGTTGACAGACTTTATATCAGAAACAGTGCAAGCTAGAAGACAATGGAACAATATCTAAAAGGAATTAGAAGAAAAACTGTGGCAACATAGGTATCGATATatagtgaaaatatctttcaaatatGAAGGCaaattttcaaaacttaaaaGACTCCAGAAGACCTGTATTatgagaaatgttaaaagaaatccTTCAAGTAGGAGGAAAATGACACAGACGGAAATATGGGTGTACACAAAAGTAGGAAGGGCACTAGAAATGGGAATTACATGGGTAAATGTGAGATACTTTCGTTTTATCTaaatcttttagaaaataattatttaaagtaaaaaataataaaaaagaaagtattgtGGGATCTATAACATATGTAGATGTAAAATAGTTATCAAACTGTTTAGACACTACACAAAATGAGATCACTGAGGTAGATTTAAATCTATCATCTTGCcatttgttttcaatttgtcccttttgttttttggctcccctttccctctatttttttctttcttttcgaTTACTTGACATTAATGCATAAGAGATGGGAAACAAATAAGGTGAGCTCTATAATTGCCCTGACCTCTTGGAGAGTTTTCAGGCCATGGGATAGAAAATGGAACCCAGGCAGAGCCTTATGCCCTTCCTAATTGCTGCCAATATATCTGATGGCCACATGAATAACATCTCAGTCTGAGGGGCAAACCACTGCATTTACTACGGTATCTTCAGAAAATTAACTCTCTGATTTTCAACTTTACCATCTAATAAATATTACCAATCTTCTGCATTGTTCTAAGATCTAATGAGTTATTGCATGCAAAAGAgcttagaaaattataaaacactcaGCATTATATTAATATGATGATGGTTTAAATTATACACCATACATTATTATGATGAATCTAACAGTTTCTGAATTGGCTGATCACTCCCATGCATGACTAATCAGCCTGTTTTCTCAGCTTTCATTGAATACCCTTTGTGAACAGAACATAGTGCCAAAgttacagagaaaaaggaaattgccATTATGGTGGTGCCTGCCCTCAAAGAGTTTATTGTAATGTTAGACaagcaaatgtgtgtgtgtgtgtgtgtgtgtgtgtgtaaactttAGTCAAAACGGTTTTAATAATATCATTGCACATGACTCTTGACGTACATTCTTGAAGGTCTGGATACTGCCCTGAGTAGTGTGAATGGGAACTGGATGGATTTAACCATCAGTGATTTCATAAAGTATCTGAATCTTAAGCCAgattttgaaggagtagaaagaTACTGCACCAAAGAGATAAAGGCAGTGGGCCTACCAGAAGGAATGACTGTAGAGGTGGGCATGCACCCATTCTCCCAGCGGAGAAGAACAAGGTCTGAATTGGGATTGGGAAGCCCTGGGCTCTGTTCCTAACCACCATCTATAACATTTGAAAATTCTGGAAAACACATACTGGGAAGGAATCTTTTACTGATTCCAAggtagagagagaaaagacaaattatgGCTAGGTGGGTGTCTTCTAAATTTTGTTCTTCTTATGCACTTAGGCTTCTAATCAACATTAGAACATGATTAGCAGAATTTCCTATTCTGGGCTAGGTGGGCCATGATTGAAATACCTCAGCATTTTCGCAGAATAAATTAGATTCAAAAAATGAAAGTATCCAACTAGAAGTTTATTATGTAATAATCACACAACTTTACTCCCCTTCGACATTCACTTCACTGCACTTTTCATTACTTATCCATCTGGGGGCAGTAAAGAGGGGTGCAGCCAGACAAGAACACTGAATAAACAAGCAATTTGTATATGTCTATATAGTTCAGTGATGCTATTGCGAAGGAATACAAAACCAGGCACCATGCTCTGGAAAGAAAGAGACTTTCCCCCGTCTCATTTGCCCCCTGGGCGCTGCTGGAAATAGCGATTGTAGGCAGCGTTGTATCCATAGACCATGGCATAGCGTTCGCAAAGTCTGTAGTCATCACAGGCTTCCCGGTTGAGCTCATAGGTAGGCTTGCTGCGTTCTCGGATTCtggaaagtgggggaaaaaaaaaaggctcaaacTGAGACGCATAAAGAAAgtggagaaataagaaaaaggaaaatataaaaaaaagaaagaatacagaaaTACCATATAGAGATCCCATTCATCCCCCAATCTGAAGAGATATTtgaaaaacaggaaggaaaggtGGATGtcggggaatttttttttttttgttaatgaaagtggaatttttttctgtccccttccccttctccctccctctctttctgggCCTTTTACAAAATAGCCTTCTAGAAATTCGGTGGTCTTCtgtacattgttttaaaattctttgattttGGTATACAGTTAGAAATAATACataagatgggggaaaaaaaagcctgatTCTCACTTCACTGGGAAAAACGACCTCCTCTGTCCAGTTTTGTCACTCACCTCTCTTGGACTTTCGCTCTCCATCTCTGCTGCGGGGATATGAAGGTATTAGCGTTCCTCCTGTTAATGAAGGGACCttgaaacagaa
It contains:
- the MGP gene encoding matrix Gla protein — its product is MKSLLLLSILAALAVAALCYESYESLESYEIGPFINRRNANTFISPQQRWRAKVQERIRERSKPTYELNREACDDYRLCERYAMVYGYNAAYNRYFQQRPGGK